A portion of the Faecalibacterium sp. I3-3-89 genome contains these proteins:
- a CDS encoding YifB family Mg chelatase-like AAA ATPase — MYAVLKSFGLKGLNGFPVEVEADISGGMPALSIVGLPDSAVRESGDRVHAALKNLGFKWPDRRITINLAPADVRKTGPVYDLPLLLAVLAASGQLETPPKDTAFLGELALDGSLRPVSGVLPMALEAAASGVRALYVPAENAAEAAEAGGSEMQVFPAATARQVVDALRGVQPIPPTAPVPFDPADAWNHVPDFSDVCGQPLARRAMVIAAAGGHNVLLIGAPGTGKSMLARRLPGILPPLSREEAVETTKIYSIAGQMPAGRGLVTARPFRSPHHSASSAALAGGGTLFRPGECSLANCGVLFLDELPEFSRESLEVLRQPLEDGCITVSRAAGSATYPSRFQLVAAMNPCKCGYYGHPTRACTCSPSAVRQYRSRVSGPLLDRIDLCVEMDPVAFDELHSVSPSESSAELRRQVLAARAVQAQRYAAPGYEGVHCNAQLTAGQVRRICRMTPAAEQLLRASYETLGLSARAHDRILRVARTVADLAGKRLLDEDSLLEALQYRAQEKVELTF, encoded by the coding sequence ATGTACGCAGTCCTCAAGAGCTTCGGCCTCAAGGGCCTCAACGGCTTCCCGGTAGAGGTCGAGGCCGACATCTCGGGCGGGATGCCCGCCCTCTCCATCGTCGGCCTGCCGGACTCTGCCGTCCGGGAGAGCGGCGACCGCGTTCATGCGGCCCTGAAGAATCTGGGCTTCAAGTGGCCCGACCGCCGCATCACCATCAACCTCGCCCCGGCCGATGTCCGCAAGACCGGCCCGGTGTACGACCTGCCCCTGCTGCTGGCCGTGCTGGCGGCCTCCGGGCAGCTGGAAACGCCGCCGAAGGACACCGCCTTTCTGGGTGAGCTGGCGCTGGACGGCAGCCTGCGGCCCGTGTCCGGCGTGCTGCCGATGGCACTGGAAGCCGCCGCCAGCGGGGTGCGGGCGCTCTACGTCCCGGCGGAGAACGCCGCCGAGGCCGCTGAGGCCGGCGGCAGCGAGATGCAGGTCTTCCCCGCTGCAACGGCCCGTCAGGTCGTGGACGCTCTGCGGGGCGTCCAGCCCATCCCGCCTACGGCTCCTGTTCCCTTCGACCCTGCCGACGCATGGAACCATGTCCCCGATTTCTCCGACGTCTGCGGTCAGCCGCTGGCCCGCCGGGCGATGGTCATTGCCGCTGCAGGCGGGCACAACGTCCTGCTCATCGGCGCACCCGGCACCGGCAAATCCATGCTGGCCCGGCGTCTCCCCGGCATCCTGCCCCCGCTGAGCCGGGAGGAGGCCGTGGAGACCACCAAGATCTATTCCATCGCCGGGCAGATGCCCGCAGGCCGGGGCCTCGTGACGGCCCGGCCCTTCCGCAGTCCCCATCACTCGGCCAGCTCGGCGGCGCTGGCGGGCGGCGGCACACTCTTCCGCCCCGGCGAGTGCAGTCTGGCCAACTGCGGCGTCCTCTTCCTCGACGAGCTGCCCGAGTTTTCCCGCGAGAGCCTCGAGGTGCTGCGCCAGCCCCTCGAGGACGGCTGCATCACGGTCAGCCGGGCCGCCGGCAGCGCCACTTACCCCAGCCGCTTCCAGCTCGTTGCCGCCATGAACCCCTGCAAGTGCGGCTACTACGGCCACCCCACCCGGGCCTGCACCTGCTCCCCCAGCGCGGTGCGGCAGTACCGCAGCCGGGTGTCCGGCCCGCTGCTGGACCGCATCGACCTCTGCGTCGAGATGGACCCCGTCGCCTTTGACGAGCTGCACAGCGTCTCTCCCTCTGAGAGCAGTGCCGAGCTGCGCAGGCAGGTCCTTGCCGCGCGGGCCGTTCAGGCCCAGCGGTACGCCGCCCCCGGCTACGAGGGCGTGCACTGCAACGCCCAGCTCACCGCCGGGCAGGTGCGGCGTATCTGCCGGATGACCCCTGCCGCCGAGCAGCTCCTGCGGGCCTCCTACGAGACGCTGGGCCTCTCGGCCCGCGCCCACGACCGCATCCTCCGGGTGGCCCGCACCGTGGCCGACCTCGCAGGCAAGCGCCTCCTCGACGAGGATTCCCTGCTGGAAGCGCTGCAGTACCGCGCACAGGAAAAGGTCGAGCTGACGTTCTGA
- a CDS encoding TrkH family potassium uptake protein — protein sequence MNYAIVFRLLGYILMIEGVLLLLPAVTSLIYAEWAVMGVFLLTAAISAALGLGLRTIKPRSKVFYMREGFAATALSWIAISIVGAVPFVLTGCIQNPVDALFETVSGFTTTGASILPAVEGLPNGILFWRSFTHWIGGMGVLVFLLSLLPLTGGSHVNLMKAESPGPQVDKLVPKVQSTAKILYGIYFALTVVEFCFLLAGGMNVFDSMLTAFGTAGTGGFGFKNDSFASFSPYIQWVVTIFMILFGVNFNAYFLLLLRRFRRAASSEEVRAYFGIILAAVAVITVNIRSLYGTFGEALRHAAFQVGSIITTTGFSSCDFDLWPTLAKEVLVLLMFVGACAGSTGGGIKVSRFLLLGKTLGKELKQALHPQVVAPVRMDGKLVNHETIRTTNVYIAAYIFLFGASLMLVSLDGFDMVTNFTSVAATLNNIGPGLNQVGPMMNFGAYSNFAKLVLIFDMLAGRLEIFPMLVLFLPDTWRRF from the coding sequence ATGAATTATGCGATCGTCTTTCGTCTGCTGGGCTATATCCTGATGATCGAGGGCGTTTTGCTGCTGCTTCCGGCGGTGACGAGCCTCATCTACGCCGAGTGGGCTGTCATGGGCGTGTTCCTGCTGACGGCGGCCATCAGCGCGGCGCTGGGCCTCGGGCTGCGGACCATCAAGCCCCGCAGCAAGGTGTTCTATATGCGGGAGGGCTTCGCGGCCACGGCGCTGAGCTGGATCGCCATCAGTATCGTAGGCGCCGTACCCTTCGTCCTCACCGGCTGCATCCAGAACCCGGTGGACGCCCTCTTTGAGACGGTGTCGGGCTTCACCACCACCGGTGCCAGCATCCTGCCCGCCGTGGAGGGCCTGCCCAACGGCATCCTGTTCTGGCGCAGCTTCACCCACTGGATCGGCGGCATGGGCGTTCTGGTCTTTCTGCTCTCGCTGCTGCCCCTGACCGGCGGCTCTCACGTCAACCTGATGAAAGCGGAAAGCCCCGGCCCGCAGGTGGACAAGCTGGTGCCGAAGGTGCAGTCCACGGCGAAGATCCTGTACGGCATCTATTTTGCACTGACGGTAGTGGAGTTCTGCTTCCTGCTGGCAGGCGGCATGAATGTATTCGACTCGATGCTCACGGCCTTCGGCACGGCGGGCACCGGCGGCTTCGGCTTCAAGAACGACAGCTTTGCCAGCTTCTCGCCCTACATCCAGTGGGTCGTGACCATCTTTATGATCCTCTTCGGCGTCAACTTCAACGCTTATTTCCTCCTGCTGCTGCGGAGGTTCCGCCGCGCAGCGTCCAGCGAGGAGGTCCGCGCCTATTTCGGCATCATTCTGGCGGCGGTGGCCGTCATCACGGTGAACATCCGCAGCCTCTACGGCACCTTCGGCGAGGCACTGCGCCACGCGGCCTTTCAGGTCGGCTCCATCATCACGACCACCGGCTTTTCCAGCTGTGACTTCGACCTCTGGCCCACGCTGGCCAAAGAGGTGCTGGTGCTGCTGATGTTCGTGGGTGCCTGTGCGGGCAGCACCGGCGGCGGCATCAAGGTCAGCCGTTTCCTGCTGCTGGGCAAGACGCTGGGCAAGGAGCTGAAACAGGCCCTTCACCCGCAGGTGGTGGCTCCCGTCCGGATGGACGGCAAGCTGGTCAACCACGAGACCATCCGCACCACCAACGTCTATATAGCGGCCTACATCTTCCTCTTTGGAGCGAGCCTGATGCTGGTGAGTCTGGACGGCTTTGACATGGTGACAAACTTTACCTCCGTCGCCGCCACCCTGAACAACATCGGCCCCGGCCTCAATCAGGTCGGCCCTATGATGAACTTCGGGGCTTATTCCAACTTCGCAAAGCTGGTGCTCATCTTCGATATGCTGGCCGGCCGTCTGGAGATCTTCCCGATGCTGGTGCTCTTCCTGCCCGATACATGGCGGAGATTCTAA
- the trkA gene encoding Trk system potassium transporter TrkA — MKIVLVGGGKVGTALARQLSEEGHNVTVVDTNKARVEHIGESYDVMSILGNGSSITTLSEAGVEEADVFIAVTGSDELNLLCCMFARKAGHCHAIARVRNPSYSHELDFIKKQIGISAIINPEMAAAKEISHLLRFPGASKIDTFADGRVRLIKFALTEQQGLDGVAIHEIPTQLKSDILVCAVERDGGVIIPNGNFVLKNGDQVTFLATQEKAHEFFQRIHMPVRPVRNAFIVGGGAIAYYLSQELLENHIRVRIVERDPARCNVLAESLPEAQILNEDGSNRDFLLSEGLESTEAFVALTNIDEENVLLTLFAKKHSKGKLVTKINRLEFDDILAGLDLGSIVYPKYMTCDYIVQYVRALQNEAGNNIKTLYRILDDRVEALEFTVHEESRATGVPLSQLHLKKNLLLCCITRGDRILIPRGGDRIQVGDNVIVVTLEHGLHDLRDIVEG, encoded by the coding sequence ATGAAGATCGTTTTGGTGGGCGGCGGCAAAGTCGGCACAGCGCTGGCGCGGCAGCTCAGTGAAGAGGGTCATAATGTGACCGTTGTCGATACGAACAAGGCCCGTGTGGAGCACATCGGCGAATCCTACGACGTGATGAGCATTCTCGGCAACGGCTCGTCCATCACCACCCTGTCTGAGGCGGGCGTGGAGGAGGCGGATGTCTTCATTGCAGTCACCGGCTCGGACGAGCTGAACCTGCTGTGCTGTATGTTCGCAAGAAAGGCGGGCCACTGCCACGCCATCGCCCGTGTACGCAACCCGTCCTACAGCCATGAGCTGGACTTTATCAAAAAGCAGATCGGCATCTCGGCCATCATCAACCCTGAGATGGCAGCGGCGAAGGAGATCTCGCATCTGCTGCGCTTTCCGGGTGCAAGTAAGATCGACACCTTTGCGGACGGGCGCGTGCGGCTCATCAAGTTCGCCCTGACCGAGCAGCAGGGGCTGGACGGTGTGGCCATCCATGAGATCCCCACCCAGCTCAAGAGCGACATTCTGGTCTGCGCCGTGGAGCGTGACGGCGGGGTCATCATCCCCAACGGCAACTTCGTGCTGAAGAACGGCGATCAGGTCACCTTCCTCGCTACGCAGGAGAAGGCCCACGAGTTCTTCCAGCGCATCCATATGCCGGTGCGGCCGGTGCGCAATGCCTTCATCGTGGGCGGCGGTGCCATCGCCTACTACCTGAGTCAGGAGCTGCTGGAAAACCACATCCGCGTCCGCATCGTGGAGCGCGACCCGGCCCGCTGCAATGTGCTGGCCGAGTCCCTGCCCGAGGCACAGATCCTCAATGAGGACGGCTCCAACCGCGACTTCCTGCTCTCGGAGGGACTGGAATCCACCGAGGCCTTCGTGGCCCTGACCAACATCGACGAGGAGAACGTGCTGCTGACCCTGTTTGCCAAGAAGCACTCCAAGGGCAAGCTGGTCACGAAGATCAACCGCCTTGAGTTCGATGATATTCTGGCCGGGCTGGATCTGGGCAGCATCGTCTACCCCAAGTACATGACCTGCGATTACATCGTGCAGTACGTCCGTGCATTGCAGAACGAGGCCGGCAACAACATCAAGACCCTCTACCGCATCCTCGATGACCGCGTGGAGGCGCTGGAGTTCACCGTCCACGAGGAGAGCCGGGCCACCGGCGTGCCACTGAGCCAGCTGCATCTGAAAAAGAACCTGCTGCTCTGCTGCATCACCCGCGGCGACCGCATCCTCATCCCCCGCGGCGGCGACCGCATTCAGGTGGGCGACAATGTCATCGTCGTCACGCTGGAGCACGGCCTGCACGACCTGCGGGACATCGTGGAAGGGTAA
- a CDS encoding thymidine phosphorylase: MRIYDLIAKKRDGGTHSREELEAIVNGFVSGEVADYQMAAWMMAVYLRGMTDEETAELTDVMAHSGVMVDLSPIPGIKVDKHSTGGVGDKTTLVIAPIVAACGVKIAKMSGRGLGHTGGTIDKMESVPGTKTALSQEEFFAQVNKIGLSVIGQSEGIAVADKKMYALRDVTATVSCIPLIASSIMSKKLASGSDAILLDVTTGTGAFMKTVEQSIELAKLMVSIGTHHGRRVAAMITDMDTPLGRNIGNSLEVMESMDVLKGHGPADLTEVCLQLATNMLVLADKGTPAACRAMAEAVLADGSAYAKCKEMFAAQGGDIRVLDDYSLFEKPAASYELLAEEDGYIIANDAEKIGSASVLLGAGRQKKGDPLDFAAGITLHKKRGDYVHKGESLATFYGAADRFDAAAAEYRSGLVYGPEKPEEAPLVYALVTKDGVERYE, translated from the coding sequence ATGCGCATTTACGATCTGATCGCAAAAAAGCGGGACGGCGGCACCCATAGTCGCGAAGAACTGGAAGCCATCGTCAACGGCTTCGTCAGCGGCGAGGTGGCCGATTACCAGATGGCGGCATGGATGATGGCCGTCTATCTGCGGGGCATGACCGACGAGGAGACTGCCGAGCTGACCGACGTGATGGCCCACAGCGGCGTCATGGTCGATCTTTCGCCCATTCCGGGCATCAAGGTGGACAAGCACTCCACCGGCGGCGTGGGCGACAAGACCACGCTGGTCATCGCGCCCATCGTCGCGGCCTGCGGCGTCAAGATCGCCAAGATGAGCGGCCGCGGCCTCGGCCACACCGGCGGCACCATCGACAAGATGGAGAGCGTCCCCGGCACCAAGACCGCCCTCTCGCAGGAGGAGTTCTTCGCGCAGGTGAACAAGATCGGCCTGTCGGTCATCGGCCAGAGCGAAGGCATCGCCGTGGCGGATAAGAAGATGTACGCCCTCCGGGACGTCACCGCCACCGTCAGCTGCATCCCCCTCATCGCGTCCAGCATCATGTCCAAGAAGCTGGCCTCCGGCTCGGACGCCATCCTGCTGGATGTCACCACCGGCACCGGCGCGTTCATGAAGACCGTGGAGCAGAGCATCGAGCTGGCCAAGCTGATGGTCTCCATCGGCACCCATCACGGCCGCCGCGTCGCTGCCATGATCACCGACATGGACACCCCGCTGGGCCGCAACATCGGCAACAGCCTCGAGGTCATGGAGAGCATGGATGTGCTCAAGGGGCATGGCCCCGCCGACCTGACTGAGGTGTGCTTACAGCTGGCCACCAATATGCTGGTTCTGGCCGACAAGGGCACCCCTGCCGCGTGCCGCGCCATGGCCGAGGCCGTCCTCGCGGACGGCTCCGCCTATGCAAAGTGCAAGGAAATGTTCGCAGCACAGGGTGGCGACATCCGGGTGCTGGACGACTACAGCCTCTTCGAAAAGCCCGCCGCCAGCTATGAGCTGCTGGCCGAGGAGGACGGTTACATCATCGCCAACGACGCCGAGAAGATCGGCTCGGCCAGTGTGCTGCTGGGCGCAGGCCGTCAGAAGAAGGGCGACCCGCTGGACTTCGCCGCCGGCATCACCCTCCACAAGAAGCGCGGCGACTATGTCCATAAGGGCGAGAGCCTCGCTACCTTCTACGGCGCAGCCGACCGATTCGACGCTGCCGCCGCCGAGTACCGCAGCGGCCTCGTCTACGGCCCCGAAAAGCCCGAAGAGGCCCCGCTGGTCTACGCCCTCGTCACTAAGGACGGCGTGGAGCGGTACGAATAA
- a CDS encoding ABC transporter permease produces MLLLIKYTLLYGIVLMLVALGGMFSEHSGIINIALEGIMVIGGVAGVLTLTMLPASLPAFATVLIAVLVAALAGMVYSLLLAFASINLKADQTIGGTALNLLATAIAVVIAKYFSTSGSAKLNYSNKPFLFSLGGLELSIFVPLGIVLLIVSYVVLYKTRFGLRLRACGEHPQAADSVGINVYKMRYAGVVISGALGAVGGLAYIVPPVQTWNFEVGVAGAGFLAMAVMIFGQWKPFNICGAAMFFAVFKSLANIADSTFLAQLHWSSNIYNMMPFVASMVILAFTSKNSMAPKAEGIPYDKGSR; encoded by the coding sequence ATGCTGCTTCTCATCAAGTATACCCTGCTGTATGGCATCGTGCTGATGCTGGTCGCTCTGGGCGGTATGTTCAGCGAGCACTCCGGCATCATCAACATCGCACTGGAAGGCATCATGGTCATCGGCGGCGTGGCGGGTGTCCTCACCCTCACTATGCTGCCTGCAAGCCTGCCTGCGTTTGCTACGGTCCTCATCGCCGTGCTGGTGGCGGCTCTCGCCGGTATGGTCTACAGCCTGCTGCTGGCCTTTGCCTCCATCAACCTGAAGGCGGACCAGACCATCGGAGGCACAGCCTTGAACCTGCTGGCGACGGCCATCGCCGTGGTCATCGCCAAGTATTTCAGCACGAGCGGCAGTGCCAAGCTGAACTACTCCAACAAGCCCTTCCTGTTCAGCCTCGGCGGTTTGGAGCTGAGCATCTTTGTCCCGCTGGGCATCGTCCTGCTCATCGTCAGCTATGTCGTGCTGTACAAGACCCGCTTCGGCCTGCGTCTGCGTGCCTGCGGCGAGCATCCGCAGGCAGCGGACTCCGTGGGCATCAACGTCTATAAGATGCGCTATGCCGGTGTCGTCATCTCGGGCGCACTGGGTGCCGTCGGCGGTCTGGCTTACATCGTGCCGCCCGTCCAGACGTGGAACTTCGAGGTCGGCGTAGCCGGCGCAGGCTTCCTTGCGATGGCCGTTATGATCTTCGGTCAGTGGAAGCCCTTCAACATCTGCGGCGCGGCCATGTTCTTCGCCGTTTTCAAGAGTCTGGCCAACATCGCTGACTCCACCTTCCTCGCACAGCTCCACTGGTCCAGCAACATCTACAACATGATGCCCTTCGTGGCATCGATGGTCATTCTGGCCTTCACCTCCAAGAACAGCATGGCCCCCAAGGCCGAGGGCATCCCCTACGATAAAGGTTCCCGCTGA
- a CDS encoding ABC transporter permease, whose amino-acid sequence MNKKKLSHSNLNSSITSVLAALLCIVIGMAVGFLVLLAINPAHAWGDGFVRIVKGGFHDAPYGVGKELANAAPLIMTGLSVAFAFKTGLFNIGAAGQYTLGAYGALYCAIMLKMPWFVCLIAATILGGIWGAIPGFFKAYFNINEVITSIMFNWIGLYLVNELIYQNGTGPMYDARNTRTLNLGKSAELSKSLIPDFGLNKMFQTNSTTIAIFLAAAVAVLIWVILNKTTFGYELKAVGLNKSAARYAGINEKKNIILSMAIAGALAGFGAGLYYLSNVSQWNPLNSTSLPTMGFNGISVALLASSNPIGTIFSAIFISHISVGGSFLSTKYYPTEISDLISGIIIYLCAFSMLFRGKIHALLFRNADKTNVNAEPAPAETKTKKEGK is encoded by the coding sequence ATGAACAAGAAAAAACTTTCCCACAGCAACCTCAACAGCTCCATCACCAGTGTGCTGGCCGCGCTGCTGTGCATCGTCATCGGCATGGCTGTGGGCTTCCTCGTGCTGCTGGCCATCAATCCGGCCCACGCATGGGGTGACGGCTTTGTCCGCATCGTCAAGGGCGGCTTCCATGATGCGCCCTACGGCGTCGGCAAGGAGCTGGCCAACGCAGCCCCCCTCATCATGACCGGCCTGTCCGTGGCCTTCGCGTTCAAGACCGGCCTGTTCAACATCGGTGCAGCTGGTCAGTACACGCTGGGCGCTTACGGTGCCCTCTACTGCGCCATCATGCTCAAGATGCCATGGTTCGTCTGCCTCATCGCGGCAACCATCCTCGGCGGAATCTGGGGCGCGATCCCCGGCTTCTTCAAGGCCTACTTCAACATCAATGAGGTCATCACCTCCATCATGTTCAACTGGATCGGCCTCTATCTGGTCAACGAGCTCATCTACCAGAACGGCACCGGCCCCATGTACGACGCGCGCAACACCCGCACTCTGAACCTCGGAAAGAGCGCCGAGCTGTCCAAGTCCCTCATTCCGGACTTCGGCCTGAACAAGATGTTCCAGACCAACAGCACCACCATCGCCATCTTCCTCGCAGCTGCGGTGGCCGTCCTCATCTGGGTCATCCTGAACAAGACCACCTTCGGCTATGAGCTGAAGGCCGTCGGCCTGAACAAGAGCGCAGCTCGCTATGCCGGCATCAACGAGAAGAAGAACATCATCCTCTCGATGGCCATTGCAGGCGCACTGGCCGGTTTCGGCGCAGGCCTCTACTACCTGTCCAATGTGTCCCAGTGGAACCCGCTGAACTCCACCAGCCTGCCCACCATGGGCTTCAACGGCATTTCCGTGGCCCTGCTGGCAAGCTCCAACCCCATCGGAACCATCTTCTCTGCGATCTTCATCTCCCACATCTCGGTCGGCGGCTCGTTCCTGTCCACCAAGTACTATCCCACGGAGATCTCCGACCTCATCAGCGGCATCATCATCTACCTGTGCGCATTCTCCATGCTGTTCCGGGGCAAGATCCACGCCCTGCTGTTCAGGAATGCGGACAAGACCAACGTGAATGCAGAGCCTGCCCCTGCTGAGACCAAAACCAAGAAGGAGGGCAAGTGA
- a CDS encoding ABC transporter ATP-binding protein, whose translation MLHITKEFPGIKANDDITLQLRKGEVHALLGENGAGKSTLMSVLFGLYQPEEGKILKNGKEVAIRNPNDANALGIGMVHQHFKLVECFSVLDNIILGVEPNRMGFLQKAEARKKVMALSEKYGLRVDPDALISDISVGMQQRVEILKMLYRDNEILIFDEPTAVLTPQEIDELMEIMRGFKKEGKSILFITHKLNEIMAVADRCTVLRKGKYMGTVDIKNTTKEELSRMMVGRDVQLQVDKKPAHPGEVVLDVEGVTIHNDQRKKDSVKDVTFQVHGGEIVCLAGIEGNGQTEFVYGLTGLEKLSGGKITLDGKDITHASIRQRSKDGMSHIPEDRHKHGLVLDYSLENNMVLQRYWQPEFQKGGFIRSEKVREYSDKLIAQYDVRSGQGSATIVRSMSGGNQQKAIIAREIDRDPKLLVAVQPTRGLDVGAIEYIHRQIVAERDKGKAVLLVSLELDEVMNLSDRILVMYEGEIVGEFDPKTTTVQELGLYMAGARKQGKENN comes from the coding sequence ATGCTCCATATCACCAAGGAGTTCCCGGGCATCAAGGCCAACGACGACATTACCCTGCAGCTGCGAAAGGGCGAGGTCCATGCCCTGCTGGGCGAGAACGGTGCAGGCAAGAGCACGCTGATGAGCGTGCTGTTCGGCCTGTATCAGCCGGAGGAGGGTAAGATCCTCAAGAACGGCAAGGAGGTCGCCATCCGCAACCCCAACGATGCGAACGCACTGGGCATCGGTATGGTCCACCAGCACTTCAAGCTGGTGGAGTGCTTCAGCGTGCTGGACAACATCATTCTGGGTGTGGAGCCGAACAGGATGGGCTTTTTGCAGAAGGCCGAGGCCCGCAAGAAGGTCATGGCCCTGAGCGAGAAGTACGGCCTGCGTGTTGACCCCGATGCCCTCATCAGCGACATCTCGGTGGGTATGCAGCAGCGCGTGGAGATCCTGAAGATGCTCTACCGCGACAACGAGATCCTGATCTTCGACGAGCCTACCGCTGTGCTGACCCCGCAGGAGATCGATGAGCTGATGGAGATCATGCGCGGGTTCAAGAAGGAGGGCAAGTCCATCCTTTTCATCACCCACAAGCTCAACGAGATCATGGCGGTCGCCGACCGCTGCACCGTCCTGCGCAAGGGCAAGTACATGGGCACCGTGGACATCAAGAACACCACCAAGGAGGAGCTTTCCCGCATGATGGTCGGCCGCGATGTCCAGCTTCAGGTCGATAAAAAGCCCGCCCACCCGGGCGAGGTCGTGCTGGACGTGGAGGGCGTCACCATCCACAACGACCAGCGCAAGAAGGACTCCGTCAAGGACGTCACCTTTCAGGTCCACGGCGGCGAGATCGTCTGTCTGGCGGGCATCGAGGGCAACGGTCAGACCGAGTTCGTCTACGGTCTCACCGGCCTTGAGAAGCTGTCGGGCGGCAAGATCACGCTGGACGGCAAGGACATCACCCACGCCAGCATCCGCCAGCGCTCCAAGGACGGCATGAGCCACATCCCCGAAGACCGCCACAAGCACGGTCTGGTGCTGGACTACAGCCTCGAGAACAACATGGTGCTCCAGCGCTACTGGCAGCCCGAGTTCCAGAAGGGCGGCTTCATCCGGTCCGAGAAGGTCCGCGAGTATTCCGATAAGCTCATCGCCCAGTATGACGTCCGCAGCGGTCAGGGCAGCGCCACCATCGTGCGCAGTATGTCCGGCGGCAACCAGCAGAAGGCCATCATCGCCCGCGAGATCGACAGAGACCCCAAGCTGCTGGTGGCTGTTCAGCCTACCCGCGGCCTTGATGTCGGCGCCATCGAATACATCCACAGACAGATCGTCGCCGAGCGCGACAAGGGCAAGGCAGTCCTGCTGGTCAGCCTTGAGCTGGATGAGGTCATGAACCTGTCCGACCGCATCCTCGTTATGTACGAGGGCGAGATCGTCGGCGAGTTCGACCCCAAGACCACCACTGTGCAGGAGCTGGGCCTCTACATGGCCGGCGCACGCAAGCAGGGAAAGGAGAACAACTAA
- a CDS encoding BMP family lipoprotein, which translates to MMISRRNFLAVAGAAAAAAALTACGGSSSSTASSAAASTSTAASTAEGGEKIVKVALTCDTGTIDDESFNQACWTAVSGYMGDDCQYYIPEADASDEDRETMIRQAVNDGADVIVCVGYLYGASLAWAADQYPDVKFIAVDVTQGDIGTDSIPANCYCITFKEEQAGYLAGYAIVKDGKTKLGFLGGMAVPAVIRYGYGYVQGADAAAQELGTNIDINYFYGGQFYGDANITSRMEGWYSNGTQVVFACGGGIYTSAVEAALKSNGYVIGVDVDQNYIGVNGVADGSFAYNPFITSAMKGLTEAVNTALSDIEAGDWSDIAASNGNFGLEDGDYIGLPTDADSWNFETFTTDEYEALKSKIKSGEIVVDNNSDDSTKPTVSEFTTVNYIQ; encoded by the coding sequence ATGATGATTTCTCGTCGTAACTTTCTGGCAGTGGCTGGCGCCGCTGCTGCTGCCGCTGCTCTGACTGCCTGCGGCGGTTCTTCCTCTTCCACCGCTTCCTCCGCAGCTGCTTCCACCAGCACTGCCGCTTCCACCGCTGAGGGCGGCGAGAAGATCGTGAAGGTCGCTCTGACCTGCGACACCGGCACCATCGACGATGAGAGCTTCAACCAGGCTTGCTGGACCGCTGTTTCCGGCTACATGGGCGATGACTGCCAGTACTACATCCCCGAAGCTGACGCTTCCGATGAGGACCGCGAGACCATGATCCGTCAGGCTGTCAACGACGGCGCTGACGTCATCGTCTGCGTCGGCTACCTGTACGGCGCTTCTCTGGCATGGGCTGCTGACCAGTACCCCGATGTCAAGTTCATCGCCGTTGACGTCACGCAGGGCGACATCGGCACCGACAGCATCCCTGCAAACTGCTACTGCATCACCTTCAAGGAGGAGCAGGCAGGCTATCTGGCAGGCTATGCCATCGTCAAGGACGGCAAGACCAAGCTGGGCTTCCTCGGCGGCATGGCTGTTCCCGCTGTTATCCGTTACGGCTACGGCTATGTTCAGGGCGCTGATGCTGCTGCTCAGGAGCTGGGCACCAACATCGACATCAACTACTTCTACGGCGGCCAGTTCTACGGCGATGCAAACATCACCTCCCGTATGGAGGGCTGGTACTCCAACGGCACTCAGGTCGTCTTCGCCTGCGGCGGCGGCATCTACACCTCCGCTGTTGAGGCTGCTTTGAAGAGCAACGGTTATGTCATCGGCGTTGACGTTGACCAGAACTACATCGGTGTCAACGGCGTGGCTGACGGCTCCTTCGCTTACAACCCCTTCATCACCTCTGCAATGAAGGGCCTGACCGAGGCTGTCAACACCGCTCTGTCCGACATCGAGGCAGGCGATTGGAGCGACATCGCTGCTTCCAACGGCAACTTCGGTCTGGAGGACGGCGACTACATCGGTCTGCCCACCGATGCTGACAGCTGGAACTTCGAGACCTTCACCACCGACGAGTACGAGGCTCTGAAGAGCAAGATCAAGAGCGGCGAGATCGTTGTGGACAACAACTCTGACGACAGCACCAAGCCTACCGTCAGCGAGTTCACCACCGTCAACTACATCCAGTAA